One Agrococcus jenensis genomic region harbors:
- the gyrA gene encoding DNA gyrase subunit A, with amino-acid sequence MTDTTPPEPFDRDAPDHGAIEQVDLQLEMQRSYLDYAMSVIVGRALPEVRDGMKPVHRRVIYAMYDGGYRPDKAFSKCSRVVGDVMGQFHPHGDTAIYDALVRLVQPWSLRYPLALGQGNFGSAGDDEAAAPRYTETKMSQLAMEMVRDIDEDTVDFQDNYDGRTQEPAVLPARFPNLLVNGSVGIAVGMATNIPPHNLREVADGAIWHLEHPDASKEELQAALLQRIHGPDFPTGAQILGTKGIQEAYRTGRGSITMRGVVTVEEIQGRTALVVTELPYQVNPDRLAVRIADLVKDGKLHGIANLEDQTSGRTGQRLVITLKRDAVAKVVLNNLYKHTQLQENFGANMLAIVDGVPRTLSIDGFITHWADHQVEVIVRRTQFRLAKAEARMHILEAYLKALDALDEVIALIRRSPTTEAARDGLMELLDIDTEQASAILEMQLRRLAALERQKVHDEAEELTVRIADYKEIIASPVRQRRIIVEELTEIVDKHGDDRRTEIMHGYGGDVSMEDLIPEEQVVVSLTNGGYIKRTRIDQYRAQHRGGKGVRGAQLRSDDVVEHFSVNSTHDWMLFFTNLGRVYRMKAYEVVEAGRDAKGQHVANLLAFQPDEQVQTVLTLRDYAQAEYLVLATRDGQVKKTRLELYDTNRTGGIIAVNLAEGDRLISAMLADASDEILVVTKSGRAARFAATDEALRPMGRNTGGVRGIRLRDGDQALAAMVIGDEGYVFVVTEQGFGKKTPVADYPSKGRGTQGVLTFSSGDHDRGALVGATIVGDGEELLLIRASGKVIRSHVDEVRATGRTTMGVQFAEKSTTDLVISIARNIEREVEEEALVDEAAHVEDPAEAALTDEAAAVSETDGAIVDATDAVAPEAAEADADATEETDE; translated from the coding sequence ATGACTGACACCACACCCCCCGAGCCCTTCGACCGCGACGCGCCCGATCACGGCGCGATCGAGCAGGTCGACCTGCAGCTCGAGATGCAGCGGTCGTACCTCGACTACGCGATGAGCGTCATCGTCGGCCGCGCGCTGCCCGAGGTGCGCGACGGCATGAAGCCGGTGCACCGTCGCGTGATCTACGCGATGTACGACGGCGGCTACCGCCCCGACAAGGCGTTCTCGAAGTGCTCGCGCGTGGTGGGCGACGTCATGGGCCAGTTCCACCCGCACGGCGACACGGCCATCTACGACGCGCTCGTGCGCCTCGTGCAGCCGTGGAGCCTGCGCTACCCGCTCGCGCTCGGGCAGGGCAACTTCGGCTCCGCCGGCGACGACGAGGCCGCCGCCCCCCGGTACACCGAGACGAAGATGTCGCAGCTCGCCATGGAGATGGTGCGCGACATCGACGAGGACACCGTCGACTTCCAGGACAACTACGACGGGCGCACGCAGGAGCCCGCCGTGCTGCCGGCGCGCTTCCCGAACCTGCTCGTCAACGGCTCGGTCGGCATCGCGGTCGGCATGGCGACGAACATCCCGCCGCACAACCTGCGCGAGGTCGCCGACGGCGCGATCTGGCACCTCGAGCACCCGGATGCGTCGAAGGAGGAGCTGCAGGCGGCGCTGCTGCAGCGCATCCACGGCCCCGACTTCCCGACCGGTGCGCAGATCCTCGGCACCAAGGGCATCCAGGAGGCCTACCGGACGGGCCGCGGCTCGATCACGATGCGCGGCGTCGTCACGGTCGAGGAGATCCAGGGCCGCACCGCGCTCGTGGTCACCGAGCTGCCGTACCAGGTGAACCCGGACCGCCTCGCGGTGCGCATCGCCGACCTCGTGAAGGACGGCAAGCTGCACGGCATCGCCAACCTCGAGGACCAGACCTCCGGCCGCACCGGCCAGCGCCTCGTCATCACGCTCAAGCGCGACGCGGTCGCGAAGGTCGTGCTGAACAACCTCTACAAGCACACGCAGCTGCAGGAGAACTTCGGCGCGAACATGCTGGCGATCGTCGACGGCGTGCCCCGCACGCTCTCGATCGACGGCTTCATCACGCACTGGGCCGACCACCAGGTCGAGGTCATCGTGCGGCGCACGCAGTTCCGCCTCGCCAAGGCCGAGGCGCGCATGCACATCCTCGAGGCCTACCTCAAGGCGCTCGACGCGCTCGACGAGGTGATCGCGCTCATCCGCCGCTCGCCCACGACCGAGGCGGCGCGCGACGGGCTCATGGAGCTGCTCGACATCGACACCGAGCAGGCGAGCGCGATCCTCGAGATGCAGCTGCGCCGGCTGGCGGCGCTCGAGCGGCAGAAGGTGCACGACGAGGCCGAGGAGCTCACCGTGCGCATCGCCGACTACAAGGAGATCATCGCGAGCCCGGTGCGGCAGCGCCGCATCATCGTCGAGGAGCTCACCGAGATCGTCGACAAGCACGGCGACGACCGGCGCACCGAGATCATGCACGGCTACGGCGGCGACGTCTCGATGGAAGACCTGATCCCCGAGGAGCAGGTCGTCGTGAGCCTCACGAACGGCGGCTACATCAAGCGCACCCGCATCGACCAGTACCGCGCGCAGCACCGCGGCGGCAAGGGCGTGCGCGGCGCACAGCTGCGCAGCGACGACGTGGTCGAGCACTTCAGCGTGAACTCCACGCACGACTGGATGCTGTTCTTCACGAACCTCGGCCGCGTCTACCGCATGAAGGCGTACGAGGTGGTCGAGGCCGGTCGCGATGCGAAGGGCCAGCACGTCGCGAACCTGCTGGCGTTCCAGCCGGACGAGCAGGTGCAGACGGTGCTGACGCTGCGCGACTACGCGCAGGCCGAGTACCTCGTGCTCGCGACGCGCGACGGCCAGGTGAAGAAGACCCGCCTCGAGCTGTACGACACGAACCGCACCGGCGGCATCATCGCCGTGAACCTCGCCGAGGGCGACCGGCTCATCTCGGCGATGCTCGCGGATGCGTCCGACGAGATCCTCGTGGTGACGAAGTCGGGGCGCGCGGCGCGCTTCGCGGCGACCGACGAGGCCCTGCGGCCGATGGGCCGCAACACCGGCGGCGTGCGCGGCATCCGCCTCCGGGACGGCGACCAGGCGCTCGCGGCCATGGTGATCGGCGACGAGGGCTACGTGTTCGTCGTCACCGAGCAGGGCTTCGGCAAGAAGACGCCGGTCGCCGACTACCCGTCGAAGGGCCGCGGCACGCAGGGCGTGCTCACCTTCTCGTCCGGGGACCACGACCGCGGTGCGCTCGTGGGCGCCACGATCGTCGGCGACGGCGAGGAGCTGCTGCTCATCCGCGCCTCCGGCAAGGTCATCCGCTCGCACGTCGACGAGGTGCGCGCGACCGGCCGCACGACGATGGGCGTGCAGTTCGCCGAGAAGTCGACCACCGACCTCGTGATCTCGATCGCCCGCAACATCGAGCGCGAGGTCGAGGAGGAGGCGCTCGTCGACGAGGCCGCCCACGTCGAGGATCCCGCCGAGGCGGCGCTCACCGACGAGGCTGCCGCGGTCTCGGAGACCGATGGCGCTATCGTTGACGCCACGGACGCGGTCGCGCCCGAGGCCGCAGAGGCCGACGCCGACGCCACCGAGGAGACCGACGAATGA
- a CDS encoding DUF721 domain-containing protein yields the protein MRELAATEPERVWLRLKAKLGDPEMVTRDGRRRSRREPGASVPFGKGRDPRALGDVLVGFADDRGWTATLARADVIAHWGELVGEENADRTEPVSFDEGVLTVRCASTAWTQQMRILRAETTTRILARFPDCGLQRVEFVGPSVPSFSRGRRSVPGRGPRDTWG from the coding sequence ATGCGTGAGCTCGCGGCGACCGAGCCGGAGCGGGTCTGGCTGCGGCTCAAGGCCAAGCTCGGCGACCCCGAGATGGTCACGCGCGACGGCCGCCGGCGCTCCCGCCGCGAGCCCGGCGCATCCGTGCCGTTCGGCAAGGGTCGCGACCCGCGCGCGCTCGGCGACGTGCTCGTCGGCTTCGCCGACGACCGGGGCTGGACCGCGACGCTCGCACGCGCCGACGTGATCGCCCACTGGGGCGAGCTCGTGGGGGAGGAGAACGCGGATCGCACCGAGCCGGTGTCGTTCGACGAGGGCGTGCTCACCGTGCGCTGCGCCTCGACGGCCTGGACGCAGCAGATGCGGATCCTGCGCGCCGAGACGACGACCCGCATCCTCGCCCGCTTCCCGGACTGCGGCCTGCAGCGCGTCGAGTTCGTGGGGCCGAGCGTGCCGAGCTTCTCGAGGGGCCGCCGCTCCGTGCCCGGGCGGGGGCCGCGAGACACCTGGGGCTAG
- a CDS encoding FadR/GntR family transcriptional regulator, which produces MPRPSRTHDAVDQLLDAIIDGTLTAGEQLPPEGQLATEFGVSRLTLREAVRLLQAQGVIVQVPGSRHRIAPVSEWTGMDAVVRHARSAGQRRRSSLELLEVRVMIETGAAQLAAERRTAEHLDALESSLQRMVAHHEADEVDAFVAADLEFHETILHAAENRILIAAMLPLTSMLAETRGETSAVAEIREHAIAQHGKLLEAIRAGVPVAARDAMWTHMMQTRDDLIALVLD; this is translated from the coding sequence ATGCCCAGGCCTTCGCGCACCCATGACGCCGTCGACCAGCTGCTCGACGCCATCATCGACGGGACGCTGACCGCGGGCGAGCAGCTGCCGCCCGAGGGCCAGCTCGCCACGGAGTTCGGCGTCTCGCGCCTCACGCTGCGCGAGGCCGTGCGCCTGCTGCAGGCCCAGGGTGTCATCGTGCAGGTGCCCGGCAGCCGGCATCGCATCGCCCCGGTCTCGGAGTGGACCGGCATGGATGCGGTGGTGCGCCACGCCCGCAGCGCCGGGCAGCGCCGGCGGTCATCGCTCGAGCTGCTCGAGGTGCGGGTGATGATCGAGACCGGCGCGGCGCAGCTCGCCGCCGAGCGCCGCACGGCCGAGCACCTCGACGCGCTCGAGTCGTCGCTGCAGCGGATGGTCGCGCACCACGAGGCGGACGAGGTCGACGCGTTCGTCGCGGCCGACCTCGAGTTCCACGAGACGATCCTGCACGCGGCCGAGAACCGCATCCTCATCGCGGCGATGCTGCCGCTCACCTCGATGCTCGCGGAGACCCGCGGGGAGACGAGCGCGGTGGCCGAGATCCGCGAGCATGCCATCGCCCAGCACGGCAAGCTGCTCGAGGCCATCCGCGCGGGCGTGCCGGTCGCGGCGAGGGATGCCATGTGGACGCACATGATGCAGACGCGCGACGACCTCATCGCCCTCGTCCTCGACTGA
- the recF gene encoding DNA replication/repair protein RecF (All proteins in this family for which functions are known are DNA-binding proteins that assist the filamentation of RecA onto DNA for the initiation of recombination or recombinational repair.): MRVSRLALTDFRNYRAADVVFESGANLLVGRNGQGKTNMVESLVWIATGSSHRVPTDVALIRAGEQRAIVRCSVTNDERAFQLDVELNARGANRAQANGQNVRIRDLPRYLQAVLFSPEDLQLVRADPSGRRRFLDELAVMRAPRLAGVHSDLDRVLKQRNSLLKSARAARLRPDDLTTLEVWDGRLIELGLEVTRTRRALVADLAPHVDASYRLVAGDEHAARIALVTNVPDDADAFRALLAERRRDELDRGVSLVGPHRDDLELHLNDLLARHYASHGESWSFALALKLASAELLRDGSGGDPVMILDDVFAELDAGRRQRLAEAAGGFEQVLITAAVEDDVPDALRDHRIRIVGGEVVDDA, from the coding sequence GTGCGCGTCAGCCGACTCGCGCTGACCGACTTCCGCAACTATCGGGCGGCGGACGTCGTGTTCGAGTCCGGCGCGAACCTGCTGGTCGGGCGCAACGGCCAGGGCAAGACCAACATGGTCGAGTCGCTCGTGTGGATCGCGACCGGCTCGAGCCACCGGGTGCCGACCGACGTCGCGCTCATCCGTGCGGGGGAGCAGCGCGCGATCGTGCGCTGCTCGGTCACGAACGACGAGCGAGCCTTCCAGCTCGACGTCGAGCTCAACGCGCGCGGCGCCAACCGCGCGCAGGCGAACGGGCAGAACGTGCGCATCCGCGACCTGCCTCGCTACCTGCAGGCGGTGCTCTTCAGCCCCGAGGACCTGCAGCTCGTGCGCGCCGACCCCTCTGGCCGGCGGCGGTTCCTCGACGAGCTCGCGGTGATGCGCGCGCCGCGGCTCGCGGGCGTCCACAGCGACCTCGACCGCGTGCTGAAGCAGCGCAACTCCCTGCTGAAGAGCGCCCGTGCCGCACGGCTGCGCCCCGACGACCTCACCACGCTCGAGGTGTGGGACGGCAGGCTCATCGAGCTGGGGCTCGAGGTCACGCGCACCCGCCGCGCGCTCGTCGCCGACCTCGCGCCGCACGTCGATGCGTCATACCGGCTGGTCGCGGGGGATGAGCACGCGGCGAGGATCGCCCTCGTCACGAACGTGCCGGACGACGCGGATGCCTTCCGCGCGCTGCTCGCCGAGCGCCGGCGCGACGAGCTCGACCGCGGCGTGAGCCTCGTCGGGCCGCACCGCGACGACCTCGAGCTGCACCTCAACGACCTGCTCGCACGGCACTACGCGAGCCACGGGGAGTCCTGGTCGTTCGCCCTCGCGCTCAAGCTCGCCTCCGCGGAGCTGCTGCGCGACGGGTCGGGCGGCGACCCGGTGATGATCCTCGACGACGTGTTCGCCGAGCTCGACGCCGGTCGCCGGCAGCGGCTGGCGGAAGCGGCGGGAGGCTTCGAGCAGGTGCTCATCACCGCGGCCGTCGAGGACGACGTGCCGGATGCGCTGCGCGACCACCGCATCCGGATCGTCGGCGGCGAGGTGGTCGACGATGCGTGA
- a CDS encoding NAD(P)-dependent oxidoreductase — protein MTTTVAVIGLGAMGLPMATRLAERFDVRGFDIAEARLDLAAQHGVAPAASAAEAVEGAEAVIVAVRTGEQLRDLLFGDEGLAEHLAEGSVVILTSTVGTDGIAELAARLTSLGAALVDAPLSGGPVRAGEGDLLIVVGAAPAALDTARPVLEQLSSTLSVVGDEPGDGQALKTVNQLLCGVHIAAAAEALALADALGLDRERTLEALSAGAAGSFMLGNRGPRSLQAYDDGGAEVLSRLDIFVKDLGIVGDAARKAHLAVPVAAAAEQLFLLGEAQGLGELDDSAVIRVVAPTRRSPSRA, from the coding sequence ATGACCACCACCGTCGCAGTGATCGGGCTCGGCGCCATGGGGCTGCCCATGGCGACCCGCCTCGCCGAGCGGTTCGACGTGCGGGGCTTCGACATCGCCGAGGCCCGGCTCGACCTGGCGGCGCAGCACGGCGTCGCGCCCGCGGCGTCGGCGGCCGAGGCGGTCGAGGGTGCCGAGGCGGTCATCGTCGCGGTGCGCACGGGCGAGCAGCTCCGCGACCTGCTCTTCGGCGACGAGGGCCTCGCCGAGCACCTGGCCGAGGGATCGGTCGTCATCCTCACGAGCACGGTCGGCACGGACGGCATCGCCGAGCTGGCTGCGCGGCTCACGTCGCTCGGCGCCGCCCTCGTCGACGCGCCGCTCTCCGGCGGACCCGTGCGGGCCGGCGAGGGAGACCTGCTCATCGTCGTCGGTGCGGCGCCCGCAGCGCTCGACACGGCGAGGCCCGTGCTCGAGCAGCTGTCGTCGACGCTCTCGGTCGTGGGCGACGAGCCGGGCGACGGCCAGGCGCTCAAGACGGTCAACCAGCTGCTGTGCGGCGTGCACATCGCCGCGGCCGCCGAGGCGCTCGCGCTCGCCGATGCCCTCGGGCTCGATCGGGAGCGCACGCTCGAGGCGCTCAGCGCCGGTGCCGCCGGCTCGTTCATGCTCGGCAATCGCGGCCCGCGTTCGCTGCAGGCCTACGACGATGGCGGCGCCGAGGTGCTCAGCCGGCTCGACATCTTCGTGAAGGACCTCGGCATCGTCGGCGACGCCGCGCGCAAGGCCCACCTGGCCGTGCCGGTGGCCGCCGCGGCCGAGCAGTTGTTCCTCCTGGGGGAGGCGCAGGGCCTCGGCGAGCTGGACGACTCCGCCGTCATCCGAGTCGTCGCGCCGACCCGTCGGAGCCCCTCCCGGGCGTGA
- the gnd gene encoding phosphogluconate dehydrogenase (NAD(+)-dependent, decarboxylating), with product MTHIGLIGLGKMGGNMRTRLRAAGIEVTGFDRNPEVTDVESVDALIAALPTPRVVWVMVPAGEITDAVVTELGEKLEAGDLVIDGGNSRFTEDERHAAQLGERGIRFVDVGVSGGVWGLENGYGLMVGGEKADVDSLLPVFDALRPEGPREEGYVHAGPTGAGHYVKMVHNGIEYGLMQAYAEGFELLERKELVHDVAGSFKAWQRGTVVRSWLLDLMVRALDEDDDLSEIEGYVDDSGEGRWTVEEAIANAVPMPAISASLFARFESRQDDSPAMKAVAALRNQFGGHAVKKA from the coding sequence ATGACGCACATCGGCCTGATCGGGCTCGGCAAGATGGGCGGCAACATGCGCACCCGCCTGCGCGCCGCCGGCATCGAGGTGACCGGCTTCGACCGCAACCCCGAGGTCACCGACGTCGAGAGCGTCGACGCGCTCATCGCCGCCCTGCCGACGCCGCGCGTCGTGTGGGTGATGGTGCCCGCCGGCGAGATCACGGATGCCGTGGTCACCGAGCTCGGCGAGAAGCTCGAGGCGGGCGACCTGGTGATCGACGGCGGCAACTCCCGCTTCACCGAGGACGAGCGGCACGCCGCCCAGCTCGGCGAGCGGGGCATCCGCTTCGTCGACGTCGGCGTCTCCGGCGGCGTCTGGGGCCTCGAGAACGGCTACGGCCTCATGGTCGGCGGAGAGAAGGCCGACGTCGACTCGCTGCTGCCGGTCTTCGACGCGCTGCGCCCCGAGGGACCGCGCGAGGAGGGCTACGTGCACGCCGGCCCGACGGGCGCAGGCCACTACGTGAAGATGGTGCACAACGGCATCGAGTACGGCCTCATGCAGGCGTACGCCGAGGGCTTCGAGCTGCTCGAGCGCAAGGAGCTCGTGCACGACGTCGCCGGCAGCTTCAAGGCCTGGCAGCGCGGCACCGTCGTGCGCTCCTGGCTGCTCGACCTCATGGTGCGCGCGCTCGACGAGGACGACGACCTGTCCGAGATCGAGGGCTACGTCGACGACTCCGGCGAGGGACGCTGGACCGTGGAGGAGGCGATCGCCAACGCGGTGCCGATGCCCGCGATCTCGGCGTCGCTCTTCGCCCGCTTCGAGTCGCGCCAGGACGACAGCCCGGCCATGAAGGCCGTGGCCGCGCTGCGCAACCAGTTCGGCGGCCACGCGGTCAAGAAGGCCTAG
- a CDS encoding four-carbon acid sugar kinase family protein yields the protein MQLSELLATAPAPIEVAAADVAAARSDDLVFVVLDDDPTGTQSVAGLPVLTRWEAEDLDWALAQSAPAVYVLTNTRSLGEDDAAARNREVVAVAVAAAARAGKRVSFVSRSDSTLRGHFPLETAVLSAAAAEHAGAAPHLTMLVPAFPDAGRITVDAVHYWVVDGEATPVGETAFAADATFGYASSDLRDWVEEKTGGRIRRDDVAALTLGVIRAGTAAVTDFLRALPAGTVVAVDAVDEHDMRQVALALHALDKEGVTTLLRIGPPYLRAHIGQEIAAPVTADRIEMVHERGGLVVVGSHVPLTTAQLEALRADRPDTVTIELDVRSLIDERREAHLTERADAVAHAIAAGTVIVHTSRELVTGRDGAESLDIARRVSSGLVELVARVLEAAPPRFVIAKGGITSSDVASEALQIRRAEVVGPMLPGIVSLWQPQVGPAVGIPYVVFAGNVGERSSLALVVRTLAG from the coding sequence GTGCAGCTGAGCGAGCTGCTGGCCACCGCGCCGGCACCGATCGAGGTCGCAGCGGCCGATGTGGCCGCCGCGCGCAGCGACGACCTCGTCTTCGTCGTCCTCGACGACGACCCGACCGGCACGCAGTCCGTCGCCGGGCTCCCGGTGCTCACCCGCTGGGAGGCCGAGGACCTCGACTGGGCGCTCGCGCAGTCCGCCCCCGCCGTCTACGTGCTGACGAACACGCGCTCGCTCGGCGAGGACGATGCCGCCGCGCGCAACCGCGAGGTGGTGGCGGTCGCGGTCGCCGCAGCGGCCCGCGCGGGCAAGCGCGTGTCCTTCGTCAGCCGCAGCGACTCGACGCTCCGCGGCCACTTCCCGCTCGAGACCGCTGTGCTGAGCGCCGCCGCTGCCGAGCACGCGGGTGCCGCCCCGCACCTCACCATGCTTGTGCCCGCGTTCCCGGATGCGGGCCGCATCACCGTCGACGCCGTCCACTACTGGGTGGTCGACGGCGAGGCGACGCCGGTGGGGGAGACCGCCTTCGCGGCCGACGCGACGTTCGGCTACGCCTCGTCCGACCTGCGCGACTGGGTGGAGGAGAAGACCGGCGGGCGCATCCGCCGCGATGACGTCGCCGCCCTGACGCTCGGCGTGATCCGCGCCGGCACCGCTGCGGTCACCGACTTCCTCCGGGCGCTGCCGGCCGGCACGGTCGTCGCGGTCGACGCCGTCGACGAGCACGACATGCGCCAGGTCGCGCTCGCGCTCCACGCCCTCGACAAGGAGGGCGTCACGACGCTCCTCCGCATCGGCCCGCCCTACCTGCGCGCCCACATCGGCCAGGAGATCGCCGCGCCCGTCACCGCCGACCGCATCGAGATGGTCCACGAGCGCGGCGGCCTCGTGGTCGTCGGCAGCCACGTGCCGCTCACGACCGCGCAGCTCGAGGCGCTCCGCGCCGACCGCCCCGACACCGTGACGATCGAGCTCGACGTGCGCTCGCTCATCGACGAGCGCCGCGAGGCGCACCTGACGGAGCGCGCGGATGCGGTCGCGCACGCGATCGCCGCAGGCACCGTCATCGTGCACACGAGCCGCGAGCTCGTCACGGGCCGCGACGGCGCCGAGAGCCTCGACATCGCCCGACGCGTGTCGTCGGGGCTCGTCGAGCTCGTCGCCCGGGTGCTCGAGGCGGCGCCCCCGCGCTTCGTCATCGCGAAGGGCGGCATCACCTCGAGCGACGTCGCCTCGGAGGCGCTGCAGATCCGCCGCGCCGAGGTGGTCGGCCCGATGCTGCCCGGCATCGTCTCGCTGTGGCAGCCGCAGGTTGGGCCCGCCGTCGGCATCCCCTACGTCGTCTTCGCCGGCAACGTCGGCGAGCGCTCGTCGCTCGCGCTCGTCGTGCGCACGCTCGCCGGCTGA
- the gyrB gene encoding DNA topoisomerase (ATP-hydrolyzing) subunit B, with product MANEQDAQPDDQRAKQPEQGDYGADQIQILEGLEAVRKRPGMYIGSTGPRGLHHLVYEIVDNAVDEALAGHCDNIEVTILPDGGVRVADNGRGIPVDPHSSDPSKSTVEVVLTVLHAGGKFGGGGYAVSGGLHGVGSSVVNALSSKLEVEIRRQGSVHRQAFAVGVPVGPLVTGEDADTTGTTLTFWPSTEIFETVEFDYETLAKRFQQMAFLNKGLRIALEDLRPEALIQPDGDDSAAPVQRADEFLYEQGLKDYVAYLNESKKSEPVHPEIIDFESEDKERRISVEIAMQWTGSYQEAVYTYANTINTHEGGTHEEGFRAALTTLVNRYARQTNQLKEKDENLTGEDVREGLTAIVSVKLGEPQFEGQTKTKLGNTEAKSFVQRVTGEQLGHWFESNPASAKEIVRKAIQAGMARLAARKAREQTRRKGLLESSGMPGKLKDCQSKDPTISEIFLVEGNSAGGSAVQGRDPYRQAILPLRGKVLNVEKARLDRALGNAEIQSMITAFGAGLGEDFDPDKARYHKIVLMADADVDGQHITTLLLTLLFRYMRPLIDKGYVYLAAPPLFKLKWTNADHEYAYSDRERDAMLASGSASGKRIPKDNGVQRYKGLGEMNYSELWETTMDPKTRTLKQVTMDDAAVADSMFSTLMGEDVDARRTFIQKNARDVRFLDI from the coding sequence ATGGCGAACGAGCAGGACGCACAGCCCGACGACCAGAGGGCGAAGCAGCCCGAGCAGGGCGACTACGGCGCCGACCAGATCCAGATCCTCGAGGGTCTCGAGGCGGTGCGCAAGCGCCCGGGCATGTACATCGGCTCGACCGGCCCCCGCGGCCTGCACCACCTCGTCTACGAGATCGTCGACAACGCCGTCGACGAGGCGCTCGCAGGGCACTGCGACAACATCGAGGTGACGATCCTGCCCGACGGCGGCGTCCGCGTCGCCGACAACGGCCGAGGCATCCCGGTCGACCCGCACTCGAGCGACCCCTCCAAGTCGACCGTCGAGGTCGTGCTCACCGTGCTCCACGCCGGCGGCAAGTTCGGCGGCGGCGGGTACGCGGTCTCCGGCGGCCTGCACGGCGTCGGCTCCTCGGTCGTGAACGCGCTCTCGTCGAAGCTCGAGGTCGAGATCCGCCGCCAGGGCAGCGTGCACCGGCAGGCGTTCGCCGTCGGCGTGCCCGTCGGCCCGCTCGTGACCGGCGAGGACGCCGACACCACCGGCACGACGCTGACGTTCTGGCCGAGCACCGAGATCTTCGAGACGGTCGAGTTCGACTACGAGACGCTCGCGAAGCGCTTCCAGCAGATGGCCTTCCTCAACAAGGGGCTGCGCATCGCGCTCGAGGACCTGCGCCCGGAGGCGCTCATCCAGCCCGACGGCGACGACAGCGCCGCGCCGGTCCAGCGCGCCGACGAGTTCCTCTACGAGCAGGGCCTCAAGGACTACGTCGCCTACCTCAACGAGTCGAAGAAGTCCGAGCCGGTGCACCCCGAGATCATCGACTTCGAGTCGGAGGACAAGGAGCGCCGCATCTCGGTCGAGATCGCGATGCAGTGGACCGGGTCCTACCAGGAGGCCGTCTACACCTACGCGAACACGATCAACACGCATGAGGGCGGCACGCACGAGGAGGGCTTCCGCGCGGCGCTCACCACGCTCGTCAACCGCTACGCGCGGCAGACGAACCAGCTCAAGGAGAAGGACGAGAACCTCACGGGCGAGGACGTGCGCGAGGGCCTCACGGCGATCGTCTCGGTCAAGCTCGGCGAGCCGCAGTTCGAGGGGCAGACGAAGACGAAGCTCGGCAACACCGAGGCGAAGTCGTTCGTCCAGCGCGTGACGGGCGAGCAGCTCGGGCACTGGTTCGAGTCGAACCCCGCCTCGGCCAAGGAGATCGTCCGCAAGGCGATCCAGGCGGGCATGGCGCGCCTCGCCGCCCGCAAGGCCCGCGAGCAGACGCGGCGCAAGGGGCTGCTCGAGTCGAGCGGCATGCCCGGCAAGCTCAAGGACTGCCAGTCGAAGGACCCGACCATCTCGGAGATCTTCCTCGTCGAGGGCAACTCGGCAGGCGGCTCCGCGGTGCAGGGGCGCGACCCCTACCGCCAGGCGATCCTGCCGCTGCGCGGCAAGGTGCTCAACGTCGAGAAGGCGCGGCTCGACCGCGCGCTCGGCAACGCCGAGATCCAGTCGATGATCACGGCGTTCGGCGCCGGCCTCGGCGAGGACTTCGACCCCGACAAGGCCCGCTACCACAAGATCGTGCTCATGGCCGATGCCGACGTCGACGGCCAGCACATCACGACGCTGCTGCTGACGCTGCTGTTCCGCTACATGCGGCCGCTCATCGACAAGGGCTACGTCTACCTCGCGGCGCCGCCGCTGTTCAAGCTGAAGTGGACGAACGCCGACCACGAGTACGCCTACAGCGACCGGGAGCGCGACGCGATGCTCGCGAGCGGCTCGGCCTCCGGCAAGCGCATCCCCAAGGACAACGGCGTGCAGCGCTACAAGGGCCTCGGCGAGATGAACTACTCGGAGCTGTGGGAGACGACCATGGACCCGAAGACCCGCACCCTCAAGCAGGTCACGATGGACGACGCCGCGGTGGCCGACTCGATGTTCTCGACCCTCATGGGCGAGGACGTCGACGCGCGACGCACCTTCATCCAGAAGAATGCCCGCGACGTGCGGTTCCTGGATATCTAA